A region of the Aquila chrysaetos chrysaetos chromosome 15, bAquChr1.4, whole genome shotgun sequence genome:
AGACAGCGTCAGGCTGCAGGGACCGTGGGCCACTGAgctacaagggaaaaaaaaaccacccagacCCAGCCTCGTGCACCACAGCATGCctgtctgtcctgtgccaaTCCATCCACCCTCTATTCCTCATCAATCCatcctcacaccttgtctccctctcccttctctccctctccattCATCCTTGCACACTGTTTTTATGTCTGtccatccctccctctctctccccattCCTTCTCCAACCATCCATCCCACTGGTTTCCCATTCCTCTGTcaatccctccctccccacactgtctttccccctctccatcAGTCACATACTGCTTTTATCTGCCTCGtcatccacccatccatcccgCTCCCTCTGCCGTCCCCGTAACCCCTCTGCatctctctcctgcctgccccccgTTTCACAGCAGCTGGTGCAGTGCCCAGAGCAGCAGGTTGAAGGGGCCCTttcccccccgcacccccaaacAAGGAGAGGGCAGATGGTGCCCCAGCTTCCCTCACCTCCTCCGGGTACCTCTGCTCCCAGGTTTGCCCCCCCTACCCCTGCCATGAGGGTGTCAGAGTGCTTCCAGGCGCCTTgtgcaccccagcacccccccgCCACACCTGGGTATCAGCCCCTCATCTCCAGGGGTGGGAGGCAAGTGCCTGAGGGGTGCCCGGGGGCACCCTGACCCGTACCTGATGTCGGGGCTGTACAGGGCCAGCCTCAGCAAGTACAGGACAGCACTGCCCAGGCCGACGCTGATGAAGCCAATGAGGGGAAtgagctgcagggagagagaaagagagaaaaatgaaaaataccccaataaaatgaatatttatcaGGCCGACTGGAGAGTGAAAGGGAGAGCTGACACACTGGGAGATTTACAGGGGAAATATGGCAAGGCAATCCTGTAGCTGGGCTGCGGTACACAGTGTAGCTGTCAGCTTGAGTGACTGAAttaaaagagggagagaaaaatcgGCTCGTGTTGGAGAGGAATTGGATTTGGAATGAGAAATCGCTTCCTTTCCGCCTGCTGCTGCCCGGCGCTGGCGCTGGCTGCCATGGCTGAGGGCCTGGGGGCCGTTCCAAGCGAGCATGGTGCCCTAGGTAAGAGGCTGAGCCTCGGCTAACGATTCCTCCCCGTGGgcctccatccctgcccagagcagggctgcagcccggGCAGGGTTTGGCCCCGAGCCATGCTGCTCCCCTCGGGCAGAATCTCCGTCCTCCCCTTGCAGCTGCCCCCCCCTCGGGCCCTGCACACCTTCCACACCATCTCCTGACAAAGCACAAGATGAGGAGGGCTCAGTCCACCTTCCCCTGCACCTACAGCGGTGATGGACTGGGACGTGCTGGGGCCAGGCATCAGGCTGGTGGCCAAGCAGCTGGGTCCAGAGCAGGTCTCGGGCACATGGTGACAGTGCAGCACGGAGGGGCACTCAGCAACCCCTGCCCCCCCCGggagctgccccagccctgcagcaggcatCCCCGTGAGCAGGAGGTCCCTTCACCCCGCTCCATGCACACAGGGACTTTCATCGTGCCTTTGCAGGGCGACCAGATCCATCTTCTCATCTCCGCTCCCCCCTCCACTCGCGCTGCCAATCCCCCAGTGCCCGGGGAGACATGGCCTCAATCGGAGCCGAGATGAGGCTGCTTTGACCTCCCCCAAATTGCAGCGGCCCCCCCGTGCCAGGGAAGATGGTCTGAGCATAATGAACCTCCCGCCAACCCGTGCCCCTGGGAAAGCAAACACGGCCGGCGCCTCGCAGTGCCCATTAGTGCagagcggggagcgggggccAGCGGTGCCGCGAGAGCCATGCGCGCTGCGCAGTTTGCATTGCCAGCACCTGAGTGCCTGGGTTATATTTCCAGTTCTGCTTGGCAGCTTGAGCTCTTAGAAAGTGTCTCCAAACCCCCACCTGACCACCCACCGCTCGGtgtctcagtttccccacttgGATAAGACTGGGGGACGACGACtctaaaacacaaagaaaagggTCTGTCCAAACCCCTCTGTTCTCTGCCAAGCACCTCGATGACCTGCACAGGGAAGGGGTCTTGTGGGGAAGACACCCGGGCACTCAggtgtgtccccctccccaagcaCTCCCTGCCCAGCCTTCAGTCCCCAGCTGGACACCCTGCATCCTCCCCCAATGCCCCCAGCATggcccagctcctgctcagtAGCGCCCATGCCCAAGCGAAGCAGTGCTCCGTGCTCACACCAGCTGATCGAGCACCGGGCAGATGCCAGCGCCAATTCGGGAGGTTAGAGGCATCAGCAGATAATGATCTTTTGCGCCGTGTGCGGCTGGGTGCCAAGAGGATCTGGCAGTAGCCGCTACCCAACCGCGCCGGCTAATCAAGACGAACTCCACAGCGCCGGGAATTGCAGTGTCTGTTGGAGGAGATTCGGGGCGATGGGTTCGTCTCACCATCTGCTGCTGACACCTTCTGGGTAATTAATGCCTGGGAAGAATTAAGGGTAGGGGGAGCTGGGGGAACCGCTcatgcagcaggcagggggCTCTGGAGCGGCAGGTGCAGGCAGTGGGGCCTGATTCCCCCCCAAGACACgcacaaaaataaacaagacgTATTGAGAGCTTGACCTTAAGTGTATGGAGAGTTAAAACGCTGTTTGTGCGCGAGCAGCATTTGCCCAACTGTGGGGACCTCTTGGGAGTGAGGCAGGCACCACACAGCTCCCTGGGACTCCTGTCTCTGCCAGCagcggggctgagccccccgGCCAGGCACGGCCAGTCCCCACCGCAGGccggctgcagccccagccaccACTCAGCACTTCCAAGTGACCAGGCAGCTAGCttgtgccagctctgccagagTGGGGATCTGGCCCCGTTCCTACAGCTCCGGCTACAAAaatagcaggaagaaaaaaaccaaatgtgtGAAGGTGCTGGGTGAGGCAGGGGCCCCATACCTCGACAGGGTGGGATGAGCACCTCATACCAGGCTGCAGATGAGCATTCCCTCCCGTGGCAGGACCATGTGCTGAGGTGAGTAGACGGTGGGACGcagtgctgggctctgcccGCTGCCTGAAAGGCACCCACTGAGCCGTGCAGCCCCTGGACCACCATGCTGGGTGGGTTCTTGTCCTGCCAAAGCTCCTGTGCTTCACCGCCACGGCACTCCACCAGTGTGCCTGGGACATTAATCACTGCCAGGTGGGCAGGCAGCCGGGCATGCTGCGGTGGGGGAGTCTATTGCCAGGTGAAAGTGCTGATGTACCTGGCTGGCATGAGCTGCAGCTGATCACGTGTAATGGACGACATGTCAAAAATTGCCCCAGCAACCTCTGCTGGCAATAATCCTGCTTAATGGTGCTAGGCGCATGCCAGGCACTTCACATACAGGCACCCAGGACTGCCCCCCCTTTACACATACTGCTTGGGAGTCTCTCTGTGCCCCCCAAGTAACACACAGTCCTCTGTTTGACAGCTGGGGAAACCACGGCAGGCATGAGCAGAAAAGTCCTAAATCCCATCCACGTTCTGCACACAGCAGTGCCACAAAGAGAGCGCAGGAGCCCTGGCCCGTGCTGTCGATCCATCCACTCTCACTGAGGATGTGAAAAGCACCCGAGCGTCCTGGCTGCCTGTGCCCTCAGTGCTGGCAGGACACAGGCACCCGCCTTTCCCTGGAAGAGCCCAGCCCCAGGTGCCTCCTGCTCCAACCCTGGACTCCCCTCCCCTGTCCGAGTCTGCTGGTGAGCCAAGCGTCCGGATGCTCAGCCATGGCTCATCATCTTTTCCAGCCTGGCTGCTCTAGCCTCCACCAGACCCAAGTGCCAACAGCTTACGTGACTTTCAGCCCAGCACTTGCAGCTCGTTAGCCCTCCCCAGGCCACCAGACCCTGTCAGGTCCCCTGGGAGTGCACTGGGCAGTGGGAACAGGCGGAGGGGTGGCTGGGGACCCTCTGACAAGGGCCAGGTCCCTGTTGCAGGAGGGGATCCAGCCCGGCAGCAAAAGAGGCCTGTCCTGGCAGGGACACTCGCCCAGCTGCCACCATCTCAGAGGGTCTATAGTTTATGAGGGTTTAAGCGTCTTTGTGCACAAAACCCTCAGCTTGAAATTTTGATGGCAGGGGGCAGGGACAGATCTGAGCTGAAAGGATGCAAATTAGCCCTTCAAACCTGGGGCTGCCAGGGCAAGTGGGGAGGGGGCTTGATTTCCATTCCCACCCCTCCCCAAAGATGCCCCTGGAGCAGGGTGTAGCAGGGGGAGGACATGGAGCAGCACCCTTCACCCAAGCAGCTGCCAGCAGACATGCCTGTCAGGGTAAGTAAGCCTGGGTGTGTGTGCGAGAGTTGATGTGCCCAAAGCCCAGCCCAGTGAAGGAGCCCTGGCCCCTCAGTGGTGCTGGACGGAGAGAGCGGGTCAGGCAGTGCAGGGTGGTCTCACCTCTCCTTGGTAAAGGAGGGCTGGGGACCGCCAGGACGGCCCCGCTTACCTGGAGGGTGCTGTGAGAGCTGGGAGGACATTGTGAAGGGGAAGCTGGCAAGCAAGTACAGCCTGGGAAGGCaaggggagggcagaggagatGGACTGGGAGGCTGAGAAGGGGTTTGGGGAATGGAAGAGGAGGCTGGCAAAGGGTGCAAagggcagaggagggcaggaagaatggaggggtgggaaggagggagaaggatgTGGGGAAGCACAGTGTCCCCGAGGCATGTGGCAAGAGAAGGGCAAGGACAAgcccacagggatggggactgcCGGGGGtccctgggaggaggagaggggcagagggatgcagagggatggggaggaaagggaagtcCCTGGAGGGAGAGGGTGTGGGGGTGACTCACTCCGGGGTGCCGCTTGACATGCCGGGAGAACATGCCTCCAAGCAGGGGGCCCTTCATGGCGAGGGTGTGGGCAAGGTCCAGCTGCAATGGCAGGTTCCCGAGTGCCGTCCGTCCGAGGATGGAGGGTGGGCAGGAGATGCGAGGGAGGCGTCtgcggcagggctgggagggacgGGGCGGGACGGGCTGGGGATCCCGGCCCCCGGACACTGCAAgctggaaggggagagggaggctgAGCATCAGGTCCTCAGCCCCGGCTGCAATCTGCCCCTTCCAGCCTCTCCCGCAGTGAGCCCCGATGACTGGGTTAATGATGAGCTTTGGGTTTGGACGCCTGAGGTCCCCACATGCTGCTGCACCCCAGACCGCAttcatgcctcagtttccctctctGTACACGggccagccccttccctccacGTGCAAATGCTTCACAGGTTACTCCACACCTTCCTGCCAGGGCGAACGATGAGTGCTGTGATTTGTTATGACAACTTTACCGATGTTTGCTGCCTCCCCTCAGCGccccccctccaccctcccATTTATGATAAATGACATAACACCCAATTTACATTTAGCAATGCAAATCTCCCTGGCAGTAACAGATGCTGCTGTGCATATGGAAACCAGTTATTTGTATCCACTGGCTCTTAACAAAAGACTGGGGAGATGGACGGAGTGGGCAGCCGAAAGCAGCAGGCTGGAACTGAGCAGGGACTGGGCCTCCCTGACCCTTATCAAGGGGGTGCTGGTCATGTTCTGGCAGTGCCAAGAGCCAGCACAGCCCGTGTctggggggcagctgggggcagAGCATAGCAAGGTAGCATATGATGGTGGCAGTGGCACACACCTGATGGGCACAGGCCAGTCCCTGTCACACGCCCCTTCCACTGAGGGCTCGTGGTCAAAAGCCAGTGTCCCCCAGCAGACCAGACTTTGCTCACgcatacatgcatgcacacaagCATCCATAGGTAAACAACATACATGCTGACACAGCAGCAGGTACTTGCACATGAATACTCccacacatacatgcacacacacatgcacacaagaGTTCTGGCAATTCTTTTTACCGCTGACCTGTAAGCCCCCCACTTTGCAGTTTTGGCTTGGAGCACCCCAGGGAGTCTCTGCTCTCCCACACATGCCCAGGACCCCGCTGCTGCCCGCCCCCCAGCCTGGCAGTccagcctccctccccaccttaGCACCCTCCGCCCAGCACAGCGCAGCCCCGTCAGTGCCACTCTATCCTAACcttatttctttcagcaaagTATAAAAGGACAAAGGGGAGAAACTTCTCTGGAGTGtgtggaaataaataaacaagGCCTGAATTGCAGCCAGCAGCGCCGTGTTGAGGCCTTTGTTGATATAATTAGAGTTTTGAAATGGGATTGATTAAGTGCCACTCCCCAAGACAGAGTGCATCCTGCCCTCAGCACAGGCACGCGCGTGTCCTTTGCTGCGTTCCTCTGCCAAGGGCTGCTGCGGCACAGGGACACTAGTGTGGTGCATggggagggtgtgtgtgtgtagggtCACGGCAGAGGTGTGAGGGAAGACTCGCGTGGTGCCACAACCCCTTTGGAGCACAGCACCAAAGCACCGAGCACCAAAGCACTGAGCAGGAATCCTAAGAGGGCATCCAGCAGCATCAGGAGCCCAGGACGTCTGGAGGATTCCGGTCCCATCACAGCCAGGTCTGCTTTGGAGCAACCTGCACCCCAATGCAAGCTCCTACCTCCCTGCAGACAAGCCCAGGTCTTCCCCTAGAGATGCAGCAGGATTCCCTGCCCACAAAGCCCAGCTGCCTCCATGCTCATTAATGATTGTAATTAAGAGACAGTTTAATTCTGTGCCATGCTTCCCTCTTCCGTGGTGATTACAGCGTGTGCCCCGCTGCTCAGGAGGCCTCCTGGGTAGGCTGCCCGCAGCCCCACAGGAGCAACCATGGTGAGGGCCTCAGCCCTACAGAGTGCTGGGGGGGCTCCTGCGTGCTCCtcaccctccctgccccctgAGGGAGACACAATAAATACCAGCAAAAAGACACTGCTGGAGCTTCTTCTCTTTTGTGGCTGCCCCTGCCTGGCACCATGCAGTTCTGATGGGTCAGCGCTTTTGGGGAAGAACAAGACAGCCCACAAATACTTCCTAGAGAGAAAAGAATTACAGCAGCTGACCTCAGGAAGCATGCACGTGCATGGACACACACCTGCAAATGGAGAGCTACACGTACACGCAGCTAAGCAGCTCTgtactcacacacacacacatgcacagagacACACCCCTGTCTGCACAGCTACATGTACctgcgcgcacacacacacgtgcatgGATACGCGCGTGCACACATGTCCCGACACGGACATACAGACGCGTTTATAAGCAGACATATGTTTGCAcatgtgcatacacacaaacatgcaTGGCTAGGTGCACACTCACATGTATGCTGGTGCAGTCCCTGGCCCCATACAAGGGCTGTGGGGACCTGCCCCCGCAGTGTGGGGAGCTGAAAAGACAAATGGGAGGGGGGGCTGGAGAGAGCCGCTGGGCCTTGGTGTCTCCACTCGCAGCTGCTGTGGCGGGTTATTTTACAACCACTCCAAAAATATTATTCAAGATGAAGGAGAATCACGGCTGCTGCGAGCGAGCGCAGGGCCGTCGCGGGGAATTTATCATTCCGAATTGGGTGCCCCCCCTGCAATGCCGTGGTGATGAAGTGCTTCATTAATGGGAGATGCTGCGGCTTGGGGCTGAACGTGCCTGCACCTGAGCATGCCATTTCCTCTGGCTCCCAGCCTTGGCACTCAcactcccccccatccccacacagcccccccagccacccAACCTGGCTCCACACAACCCCCCCCATTGCATGGACCACTGCCCCACAGTTCACAGCTTCCCTGGCCCCCCAGCTGGCACCCACTggttgtgccccccccagccctgggaggagCCACCCCAAACCCTCCTCTGACGGTGACATGGGGTCATCCCTCGCTGCTAACGGGGACCTTTCCCTTGTTAAGGCTCTGCTCATGCCGAAGCTATAAATCTCACTGGCTTTTGGCGGGGTGCAATGGAAACCATCATAAAAAATTCATACCaactaaagcaaacaaacaataaacaaacagcCAATAATTAAATGGTGAATTAACAGGATATATTTCATAGCCCCACAGAGCCACGCTGCAGGACAAGCCCCAGCATGAGGAGAAGGGGCTGGATCCTGGGGGGACCCGGCCCCTCCCAGGGACAGAAGGGTGTTCCTggccctgcagggctgctgcccagcacccCTCGCCTGGGCCGCAGCACAGCCACACCGGGGGACACTAGTGGCCCCACAGGGGCTGGTGAGGCTGGGCGTCACATGCCAGCACTATCGTGACATATCATGATGACTTGCACAGCCAGATAATGGTGGAGCAACCACAGCCCTTCCTGCCTGCCAGACCGCCATGTGCACACAGTGCTGGGATTGGCCCACATCGCCTCACTTTAAGCTGgcgtgtgatgtcatgcccatTCCATGATGTCACTGATCTCTATGACATCACAACCCCCCCTTGCTCCTGCCCTGGCCGTAATGTGCCTCTGAGCACGCCCGCCTACCAGCACCCAGGGGCTGGCCCTGGCACCATCCATCACATAGCACGGGCACATGTCATTTGTAACTGGCACCTTCATTTAAAGGGCTATTATCATCCTAATTCCCCTCATTAATCACAGGGTGCTGTGTGATGAACACCAGGAGAGCTGATCTCTGACCCACAACTGATGCAGGATGGGAGGGGGCACCAGCCTAATACCCCGAGActctgacaccccccccccccgtaatGCTGCAAAAGGTGGATGAGCTGACGCCCTTCCTTGTCCCCACCGGCTCAGGGAGCCAGCACCCCAGCGCGAGGAAGGAGCCACTCTCCCTTGGCCTTTTTTGGTCCTagagctgccagcccaggcagcaTGCTGGGTGTCGAGAAGGGTGGGATGTCCCCCACCACAGCCCCACAACCACAgagagcaggggctgcaggacagTAGCCCTGGCTGGGGATTTTGTGAAGGTGGGGGTGGGAGGTCAGCTTTTCCATGGCTGCCATCGCACCAGGAGGCATATCCTGGAACTGACCCCACAATTAACCACTGACTTGGCCCCATCCcacaatattgattttttttttccataattctCTGAAGAAAAGCCCAAGCCTAGAGCTGTGATTTCCAAAGCCTGTTTTATAAATAACTGGGGTCACCAGCTGCCAATTGCTGTAATGCTGCCTTGATACAATTTAATAAACATAATAGCCTCTTCCTTCATTGTGACAAAGATACTGGTGGGGACAGAGCTGCGCCGAGGACTCACGGCTGAGACACATGCGCGCATGGCTgagacatgcacacacacacacacacggctGAGACTTGCATGCACACGGCTGAGAGGTGTACACGTCTGATAGACACGCACGTCTTTGACATGCAAGCGCAAGTCTGATACACATGTGCACACGGCTGAGACATGGACACACGCCTGAGACACGCGTGCTCGTGGACGCGCAGCGCGCACCTGCCCGCGAGGCCGCCGTCCCGCGTGGGGCCGCCCCGGGGCCTCCGGGAGTCCTGGGGCGCCCTCTCGTGGCTGCGGCGCGGGTCGGGCCGGCGgggaccggcaccggcaccggcaccggcaccggcaccgacACTGGCAtcggcaccggcaccggcaccggcaccgggcgCTGGCCCGCGGAACAGCCCGGCAGTGTGGGCTCCAGAAGCGCTGGGACGCGGGCGGAGGGGCAGCCCTTGGCTCCAGCCGTGCCCCTGCCTGCCGCCGCTGCCACCCGGTGGGCCCTGGGGATGCGGACCCtcctgcagccacagctctCACGGGACCGCCTGCAGAGCCGCTGTGGTCCCACTCGGCGAGGTCCGGGGAGCCAGCCCAGTGCCAGGGCCGAGGACCCCCAGGTCCAAAAGGACCTTGACCCTGGCCTCCCAGGGAGGCACTCAAGAGCCCGGGCGCTCTGCCAGAGCCCCGTGGCTCCAGACACAGAGTGGGGCCTTGTGGCCCGGGGAGCACCCTCTCTCTGCACCACAAGCAGGTCTGGGTCCCCTCTCCCATGTTCTGGGGGCCCGCGCTGAGCCCCCAGCGGCCGTCCCCTCTCCAGCTCTCCATCTCCCACACCCAaacctgctgactgatgccagAGACTCCAAAATCAATTCCCATCCCCGCCAGGACACGGCAAGAAGGCGACAAATCACGGCTGCTGCTCCGCAGCCCCAGcgcttcatttttcttgctgaacTCCGTAATAAGAAATCAATGGCAGATGCTGCACTCCTGATGCATCTCCcctgggacaggcagcagcaggtcctctctgctccccccccaccccctcaaTTCTCAGGTCCCCTCACCAGACCCCAGCTCTGGTGGGGCCCACactgcagggcagctgcctTCTCACTTGCAGACCCTGGCCCTTTGCTGGCTTCCCAAAGGCTCCCCACTTC
Encoded here:
- the NDUFA4L2 gene encoding NADH dehydrogenase [ubiquinone] 1 alpha subcomplex subunit 4-like 2 isoform X2 → MNAVWGAAACGDLRRPNPKLIINPVIGAHCGRGWKGQIAAGAEDLMLSLPLPFQLAVSGGRDPQPVPPRPSQPCRRRLPRISCPPSILGRTALGNLPLQLDLAHTLAMKGPLLGGMFSRHVKRHPGLIPLIGFISVGLGSAVLYLLRLALYSPDISSVAHGPCSLTLSNAYLIFVCSRWDRKNNPEPWNKLSPTDQYKFLAVSTDYKSLKKDRPSF
- the NDUFA4L2 gene encoding NADH dehydrogenase [ubiquinone] 1 alpha subcomplex subunit 4-like 2 isoform X3; this translates as MLSLPLPFQLAVSGGRDPQPVPPRPSQPCRRRLPRISCPPSILGRTALGNLPLQLDLAHTLAMKGPLLGGMFSRHVKRHPGLIPLIGFISVGLGSAVLYLLRLALYSPDISWDRKNNPEPWNKLSPTDQYKFLAVSTDYKSLKKDRPSF
- the NDUFA4L2 gene encoding NADH dehydrogenase [ubiquinone] 1 alpha subcomplex subunit 4-like 2 isoform X1, yielding MNAVWGAAACGDLRRPNPKLIINPVIGAHCGRGWKGQIAAGAEDLMLSLPLPFQLAVSGGRDPQPVPPRPSQPCRRRLPRISCPPSILGRTALGNLPLQLDLAHTLAMKGPLLGGMFSRHVKRHPGLIPLIGFISVGLGSAVLYLLRLALYSPDISFWQFPPTTRASRKTVPVSELTPGCARAGESMPTPPAAPPQPPPALLAPACPMALRQSPCTQV